The Desulfuromonas sp. DNA segment TTGTCAAATCAAGAACCGTCCGGATGTGCTTGCGCGGGACGATTAACAGATGGGTCGGGGCCTGCGGATCAATGTCTTCGAAGACGAGGAGACGATCATCCTCAAAAACGATTTTGGCTGGAATTTCACCTTTAACGATTTTACAGAACAAGCATTCTTCTGACATTTCAGCTCCTTTTCTGTATACCGGAACAGTTAATCGGGCAGATAATATTCAGGATAATAGCAGACATTTGGTGAACAAGGCGATCCGAAACGATCGTGATGCGCCGCCATCGCCTTTTTTCGATAACTGCCAAAATCCTCTGCAGCGGCGGCCAGTTTTATGAAATCTTTGGCCAGTTGAATGTTTTTGATTTTTTGTCGGCCGGGGGCACCACGGCCGACAAGCTTGACGCCATGGATACCGGCCTGCTGCAAAGCCGGAACAGCACATAGCCCGCAGCCGTGCCGCCGATCGGTGAGTGACCAAGAACTCTGGTTCGCAATGATCCGGGCAAAGGCTTCCGGTACGTCTTCCCGCATGGGCTCAATGTCGTAGGGTATTTCGCAGGGCCAGGCCCGGTCGGGGCTTGAATGGTGAAAGGTGCAAAGGCCTTCAGTATTCGGGCATTTGCCGACCAGCATGAAGACATCAAACTCAATATCCGGGCACGATTGAACGATATCGGCAATTTCATTGACCGGAATATGGCGCGGAAGAATCATTCGGGACAGACCGGCAGAGGCATAGACACGGGCCGACAGGCTGTTGCCGATATGGGCCAGGGTGCTGGCTTGAAGTTCGACTTCCGGAAAACGCTTCCTGACGCTGCGCAACAGGGACAGATCGGCCAGGATCAGGCCATCGATGCCGGTTGAAACAGCGTCCGCCACATAATCGAGAAGATACGGTATCTGCTCGTCGGTGTAAAAGGGTGCATTCAAGGTCAGGTTGAAGCGGATTCCGGCGGTATGAGCCTGATCGATAATGCCGACCAACTCATCCCGTGAAGAGATCTGCGCCGTCGCAAACGTGCGCTGATTCAGCGAGGTCAGCAGGCTGAAGGTCGCCTCCCAGGCAGGTGTGACATAACCACCGTAGAGTTCATCGGCTCCTGCGGCAATCAGGGCACCGCATTCTGCCAGATTATCGACGGGCGAAATGATTTTCATCAGTCAATACTGTTCTTTCCAGATGTTTTCATGCCGGTAATTCCACCAATCCCCGGTGGCGGTAGTCATGAGCGTTTCGCCAACCACGACCAGGGTCAGCGCCGGCCGTTTATCCCGACTGTCGAGGTTAAAGTAATCCCGACCGGCTACCTTCTCAACAATATCATCCAGCCGGCCGACGACAACTTCTTCGCCGGGCAGGCAGAGTTTGTGCAGGATCGCTATTGGCACGTTTGATCGATAGCCATAGCGCAAATCAGCGACCAGATCACTCAGGGGGATATTATTCATGTAAATCAGCAGAGTCACCCCGGGCGCCGCAAGATTGCGAATCGATTCGGACCCATCGTCGCCGAGGGTACGTGGCGAAACAATCACTGCGCGGCTACTGACGTCGGGCAAATCAAGGGTTTTTCCGAGACAGGCCGAGGCGGCATTTGCCGTACCAACTCCCGGGACCACAACGGCTCGCCCGGCCAGCGCATCAACAAAAGGCTGAAATGGTGAATAAAAGGTTAGATCACCCGGCACCAGAAAACCGACGTCTCCCTGATCGAGCAATTCTTCGATCCGACCAAGCAGCTCTTCAAAAGTATATGTAAAAGGGATCTCGATCTTTTTGCCGAGCAGATGTTCGGCCATGGTCTCTTCATAAGGAGGCGGAACAAATACGGAATGACACGAAGCCAGAACCCGACTGGCCTGCAGGGTCAGCAGGTCGGGACTCCCCGGTCCGGCACCGATAAAATATACCTTGGACGATTTCATTCACACCTCAGAAAGATCAGGAATTCAACGTTTCCTTTCGGGCCGGTAACGGGGCTTTCAACAAGATCGACCACCTGACAGCCGATGGCGCAGCTGAACTCCCGGATACGTTGCTTGACCTGCTCATGCTGTTCCCGATTGCGAACCACCCCACCCTTGCCGACCTCCCCTCTGCCCACCTCGAATTGCGGTTTGATCAGGGCAATGATTTCAGCCGGACGCCGCAGCAGATCCAGGGTCGGCGGAAGGACCTTCTCAAGTGAAATAAATGATGCATCAATAACGGCAAGATCAGGCAGTTCATCAAGATCGCAGGGCTTGAGCTTGCGGATATTGGTTCGCTCGAGGTTGACAACCCTCGGATCACTCCGCAAAGACCAGGCAAGCTGACCGTAGCCAACATCAACGGCAAAAACCCTGGCGACCTTGTTCTGCAGCAGGCAGTCGGTGAAGCCGCCGGTTGATGCGCCAACATCGATAGCAGTTCTATTTTCTATATTTACCGGAAAAACCTCAAGTGCTTTCGCAAGCTTCAGACCGCCCCTTGAAACATAAGGGATATCTTCACCGCGCAGCCGAACAGCAGCTTCGGCTGACACTTTTGTGCCGGCTTTGTCGATAACCAGATCATTTACCAGAACCGAGCCGGCCAGAATCAGCGCCCTTGCTCTTTCGCGAGAAGATACGAGGCCCTTGTCAACGAGTAATTTATCGAGACGTTCTTTCACCTGTCAACACCTGGAGCACTGTTCAGCTCTCCTGATAAAAACCCTTCTTGCTCTCAAGCTCGCGGGCGTAGCGGGCAAGCAGGGCCCGGCGCGTCAGCATAAACAGAATCTTGCTCGGGTCATTGCGGTCAACGACCGGGATCTCTTCCAGCCCGCGGCTTGACATCAACTGGAGAGTCGTATTCATCGGATCGTCGGGAAATACCGTTATGACCTTCGGAGTTGCAATATCCTTGGCACAGACCAGTCCGGGGGGGATCTCTTCATCGAGAATCCTCCTGATATCGTTCACGGAAAAAATCCCGGTCAGATTTTCATCGGTATCAACAACCGGATAATAGGCCCCTTCGGCGACTGCAATCCGGTTAAGAATATCGGAGAGCGTCAGGTATTCTTCAATAACCAGTGGCTGATGACCCTGTTCGGCAAGGTCCGAAACCTTAATCCCTTCGAGGACGTCAACGACAAAGTCGCCTTTATGCGCCGGCGATTCGGAACGGCTGAGCACCTGATTCTCATAAATTGTATTACGGTGATGGATGATCATCGAAATAACACAAACGAGCATCAGGGGCGCCAGAAGTCCGTAATTACCCGTCAATTCACTGACCATGATCAACGTCGCAATCGGCGTATTGGAAACGCCGGCAAAAAAACCGGCCATGCCGACGAGAACATAACTGCGGGGATCGGCAACCATTGCCGGAAAAAACATTTCTGCGGTTGCTCCGAACGTGCCGCCAAGCAGAGCGCCAATAACCAGGCTCGGTGCGAAGACCCCACCCGATCCGCCGGATGGAATTGTCAGGCTGGTTGCGACGATCTTGGCAATAGCAATGGTCAGCATGACCCAGAGAGCAATCTTGCCGTACAGCGCGGCCTGCACCCACCCGTAGCCGGACCCGAGCACCTGGGGCACAAAAAACGCCAGAACACCGAGGGCCAATCCGCCGATGGCCGGGCGGAACATGGGAGAAACCGGAAGCAAGGCAAACAGGTCACGCATCTTGTAGAAAAACCGGACGTAGAATACGCCCAAAAGGGCACAGAAGATCCCGAGAGCAAGGTACAGAATCAATTCGCGCGGTTGTTCAAAGGCGAATAAAGGGGTGTCGAGCAACGGCTCCCATCCGGTCACGGCGCCAAACATCGAATAAGCGACAATAGACGCAATAATCGAGGGGATCAAGGCTTCGTGCTCGAAATCGGTCTCCCGGTAAAGAACCTCTACAGCAAACAGCGCCCCGGCCAGTGGAGCCCGGAAAGTCGCGCCGACCCCTGCCGCGATCCCCGCCAAGAGCAATATCCTTCTATCGGCGGCAGAAAGGCCAAGCTTGGCGCCAATCCATGAACCGATCCCGGCGCCGATCTGGGCAATCGGTCCTTCACGGCCGGCCGATCCACCCGTACCGATTGTCGCGACCGAAGCCAGGGCCTTGATCCAGGGAACTCGGGCCCGGATATGACCTCCCTTTCGGTGAAAAGAGTCGATTGCCGCATCGGTGCCATGACCTTCGGCCTCGGGAGCAAACTTGTAGACGAGATATCCGGAGACCAGACCGCCGAGGGCCGGTAGCAGAAACAGAACCCAGCGATGATGCATGGCAAGTGTATCAATGTAGGAAATATCACCCACTGCAACCGGACCATGTGCTGAGGGAGGGTTGTATCCGGCAAGACCACCGAGCAACAATGCATCGACACTGTTGGCAGCAAAATAGAAGGCGACAGCACCGAGGCCACCGAGCAATCCGACTACAGAGCTCAGAACCAGGTAGCGCCCCTTGGCATGATTGGCCAGATCAATCAGAAACTTCGGGATGTACTTGCGTGCATTCAACAGCAGATCTTTTAAATTTCAGGGGTTTTCAGATTGGTGACAAGCTCAAACTAGTCAACTGAGGCAATGGTGTCAAGCACAGAATGCACGAGTATCGATAAGAATCGAATGCAAAGGAAATCACATTTTTTCAACTGGTTATCGCTCAATCGATCAGGTCAGGAAGCAGATGTATCTGCGAGAACATTTTTGACCGATGAAGAGATGACCTGCCAGAGGTTTTCACGATCCCGTTTGTCGAGATCGGTAAATTTTATGCCGATATCGACTGCCGGGTTTTCTTTACCAGAAGCACCTTTGATCCAGGCGATCTTTCCGCTTAATGAAAAAGGAACCCCATGACCCGGCAACAAAAACTCGGTTGTGATAATACTGCCGACAGCAGGGATGATATAGATGTTATCCGTTTCGATACAGGCACCGACCATACTCAGATTAACAAGCCAGCCCGATTGAAGTTTGCCATCGAACCGTAAACGAACGGGAACCGACAGGGCAAACTGCAGGCGATAATTCCCCCTGGCCCCGGCCATCATTTCTTTTAGAATCTCTATGAACTGGTCGGTGCTTTTCCTGCCGGGATCTGAAGGGTCAACGCCCACCGACATCAGGGATTTTTCCTCAACGATGTCTGCCAGGAGTTTTTTGTAACGGAAAATGCGTTTGAGCAGTTCATCCCGGCTGATCGTCATGCCACGGGCCGAAATCAGAACATTACGGACCGGGACATCCTTGTTGCAGTGGCTGCAGTACATTTCATCAATCTCTGCCAGCAGTGAAGAGAAGATCAATTCATGACAATTCGGGCAAAGCATTTTCAGCAAAACAAAACCTCCGGACACGCTGAAACGCGATGAGACGACTAGTATTAATTTAACCTATTATCCGGATGATGCAAAAAAAGAAGAGAGAAACTAGGCAAGAGGGAGTGATACCCGCACCTCAACTCCGCCGGTCAAAGACTTTAACTGGGCAAAAGTGATCGCGACAGCAGAATGACTGTTGCCGCAGGCCGGATAGACCTGATAAAAACGGCCCAGGGAATAATCAAGCAGCACCGGCAAACCGGAAGGCAGCAGAAACGGCGAGACGCCGCCTGGTGTAAATCCGGTGTGGCGCTTAACCTCATCAGCCGCCGGCAATCTCACCTTGCCGCTCAGCCCGGTCGCTTTCTTCAGTAGTGAGCTGTTGACCTTCATGTCTCCCGATGTGACGACAAGGACCGGTGCGTCGCCGACCAGAAGCAGGATGCTTTTGGCGATTTCAGCAATGGTGCAGTCGACCGCCGCCGCTGCCGTTTCAGCACTCGGTATTGGCGCGTCGAATTCGAGGAGAGTCAGGCCCTGCGCCGACAAAAAATCTTTTATCTCAATAAAATCAGCCATCCTGACGACCGGTTTGATGAAATTTTATAAGTTTCTTCCAGGCGGCTTCTATCTGTTTCGCTTCGAGTCCGGTTTCCGCCAGAGACTGGCTCCAGCTCTTCTTCCCGGTCCGGACCGCTTTAAAGATAATTGACGGTTCCTCGGCGAGAAGGAGAGAAATAAATATGGAAAGAATCTGTTCCTTGCGGCTTGCACCTGCCAGCTCCAATCCGGCCAGGGTCTCATCCCTGATGCCGAGTTGTGTCTGCATCACTGAACGATAGGCGCCAGCAGCCAGCCGCTCAAGGCTATCTGGACTGGTCAGTGCCATTATGAATGGTTTATCCAGACGCGTCGAAGATTGAACGAGAGTCGAAATAAATCCAGGCCTTAAATTTGCGTTGGTGTATAATTCGATCATCTCCGACGTATCGAGACCGGTCCTGTCTGAAAGGTAGTAGACAACCCAGAGGAGGTCGGCATCAGCGCCCCCCATCTTGGCCCTGACGATCGTACTTTTTTCGATGTTTAAAGCGGCAGAGAGCAATGAATTCTGGGTTGTCGCGAGAAAGTATGCATCTGCAGCGGTTGGGAGTTGGGGATCAAAGGTTCGGTCCTGGAAGCAATGGCAATTAACGGCATGGGATTTACTCGCCGCAACAGTAACCAAAAGTATCAGTAGAAGAAGTAGCCTTTTCATGACATCCTAAACGAAAAATCCCCCGACGATTGCGTCGGGGGATTTTTTTATCTGGAGCGGGAAACGGGATTCGAACCCGCGACTTCGACCTTGGCAAGGTCGCACTCTACCACTGAGTTATTCCCGCTCAAATCAGGTGCTCCCGAGCGGAGCGACGATATAAATAACAAAAGGTTCAGACCAAGTCAACAGAAAAACTCGATAAAATCAACCACTCTTCTTTCCTGTAAAAACCTTGGCAAATTTAACCAGATATTCACCACCGGACCAGAGGGTCAAGGCAAATGCGATATAGAAATAGAATATTCCCATGTTGTGCATGTTGACATGAAAGATCTCCCACTCAATCCCGAAAAACCAGTAGTACTCGTAATGGAGCAGCAACCCGGGAATAGCAACCATCTGGAAAATCGTTTTGTATTTACCGAGATCGCTCGCATCAATCACAATCCCCTCTGAAGAGGCAATCGAGCGAAGCCCGGTTATGACCATTTCGCGCGCCAGAATCAAAAAAACCATCCAGGCCGGCACCCGTCCATCCGGGATGAGCATGATCAGGGCGGCCATGACGATCAGTTTGTCGGCCAATGGGTCAAGGAATTTACCGAGAACGGAAACGACATCCCATTTACGGGCCAGCCAGCCATCGACAGCATCGGTAACTGCGGCAACCCCGAAAATGGCGGCTGCCCACATGCAGGCCGGTTTGCTGTCGAAAAAAAGCAGCCCTACAAATACAGGAACAGCCGCTATCCTGCCTACGGTCAGCAGATTCGGAAGGTTCCAGGTCCCTTCACGAAGGTTCATAGAACCGCACCCCTGTTCTGCCGATAAACGTCAAGGTAGTGCTTAACTTTATCAACATAACGGATGGTTTCGGTATACGGAGGGATACCGCCATAGTTGCGAACTGCGGTCGGGCCGGCATTATAGGCGGCAAGCGCCAGATCAAGGTTGCCCTTGAACTGGTCGAGCATCATTCTGAGGTAGCGGCTTCCGCCGCGGATATTATCTTCAGGGTCGAGTGGATCTTTGACTTTCAACATTTGTGCGGTTGTCGGAATCAACTGCATCATGCCGAGGGCCCCTTTTCGTGACACCGCATTCGGATTGAAATCACTTTCGACCTTGATAACGGCATTGACCAGCGCTTTATCGAGGCGATAGAAATCGGCGTAACGCTGAATCACATCCTGCACGGAAAGTTTGCGGCCATTCTCTTTCTGGTAAAGCTTGTAGTGGTTTCGGGTTGGTGTGTTGGTGAAATGGATAACGCCGTTATTATCGACGTATTTATAAATATCGGCAAAACCGGCTGACGGCAGCAGGAGCAGAAAAAGTGCCAATATTATGATCTGTTTAAAACCGGCCATTGCCCTCTTCCGGAACCCAGGATAGTGAAATCACAAAATACAACTTCGTATAGTAACTGATCTCTTTCGACATTTCAAGTAGTTACATCTGTTTCGCTTGACAGGGGTCGACCGTGAGATAATAATGAAAAAAATCTGACATGCTTGACCTGATACATTTCAACCGGAATGAATAATCAATGAAAAGAACATCAGACTTTCTGGTCATCGGTAGTGGCATCGCCGGTCTCTCTTATGCGCTCAAGGTTGCCGAGCATGGAACCGTCTCGATCGTTACCAAGCGCAATATTTCCGAAACCGCCACTAATCTGGCTCAGGGCGGGATCGCCGCGGTCATCGCAAAGGATGATTCATTCGATTCGCATATTGAAGATACGATGAAAGCCGGTGCCTGGCTTTCTGATCAGGATATTGTCCGGATGGTTGTCGAGAGCGGTCCGCAGGCGATTGACAATCTGATTCAATGGGGTGTGAAATTTTCCAGAAATGACAATGAAGAATATGATCTGACCCGCGAGGGTGGCCACAGCCAGCGGCGAATCCTGCACGCCAAGGATATGACCGGTCAGGAAATCGAACGGGCCCTGATTGCTGCGGCTGAAGCCCATAGCAATATCAGTTTTTATGAAAACCATATCGGTATTGACCTGATCACCGAAGCGAAAAACAAGAATCGTCAGGTCGTACCGGATCGCAGTCTCGGTGCCTACGTCCTCGATATCAGTTCCGGCGAAGTGATTACCTTCGGCGCCAGGTTTACGGTTCTTGCGACCGGCGGTGCCGGCAAGGTCTATCTCTATACCGGTAATCCCGATGTCGCAACCGGCGACGGGGTTGCCATGGCTTACAGGGCGGGCGCTACCGTTGCCAACATGGAGTTCATGCAGTTTCACCCGACGACTCTTTATCACCCGCTGGCCAAATCCTTTCTGATTTCCGAAGCGGTCCGGGGGGAAGGAGCCATTCTTAAAAGAAGTGATGGCACAGCTTTCATGGATCAATATCATGAGCTCAAAGACCTCGCTCCCCGGGATATTGTCGCACGGGCGATTGATAATGAGATGAAGATCCATGGCGACGATTGTGTCTTCCTCGACATGACACACAAAGAGCCCGAATTCATCAGAGATCGCTTTCCGAATATTTACGAAACCTGCCTCGGCTACGGAATTGATATAACCTCTGAACCGATTCCGGTTGTCCCGGCAGCCCACTACCTCTGCGGCGGCGTCGTCGTCGATTCCTGGGGTGAAACAGACATAAAGAATCTCTTTGCCATTGGTGAAGTCTCCTGTACCGGCCTGCACGGGGCCAATCGCCTTGCCAGCAACAGCCTCCTCGAAGGGGTTGTTTACGGTGATCGCGCCGCGCAACGCAGCCGTGAACTGATGGCTGTTGAACAACACCCCTTCCCGCCGATCAAGCCATGGGATACCGGCAGTGCAACCGACAGTGACGAAGAAGTCGTTGTTGCCCACAACTGGGATGAAATCAGGCGGTGCATGTGGAACTATGTCGGCATCGTGCGCTCCAACAAGCGTCTGGTGCGGGCCTTGCGCAGAATCCAGATGATCCAGGAAGAGATTGCCGATTACTACTGGGATTTCATTATTACCTCAGATCTCATCGAACTGCGCAATATCGCCACCGTTGCCGAAATGATTATCCGCTGCGCCCTCGAAAGAAAAGAGAGCCGGGGTCTGCATTATACGATCGATTATCCCGACACCGATGACGTTAACTGGAAAAAGAATACAATCGTCAGTAAAAAGTTTTAGGAGACTGTTTTGGATATTTCCGATTTTCGTAATGAAATTGACCGGCTCGATCGCGAACTTCTCCGGATCTTCAATGAGCGCGCTGCCCTGGCCCTGAAGATCGGGGAAATCAAGAAGACCCTTGACCTTCCGGTCTACGATCCGACCCGGGAAAAGAGGATTTTTGCGGAAATGACCAGGGACAACCCCGGCCCGTTGGCGGACGATGCCATCGTCCGCCTTTTTGAACGTGTCATCGATGAATCACGCAGTCTCGAGCGCATTCGTACGAAAGGGAAATAAAGATGCTTATTGTCATGAAAAAAACCGCCAACGATGAGCAGCTGCAGAACGTCAAACAATATCTCGTCGACAACGACTTCGATTTCCATCAATCGACCGGCGCCAACCGCACCATCCTCGGTGTGATCGGTGACACCGATACGATCACTCCGGATCAACTGAAGGGGATTCCGGGAGTTCTCGAGGTCTTCAAGATACCGAAAGAGGATTAATTCATCGGCACCAGCGCATACCCTTTGGCCTGATAACCGACCAGGCTGATCAGGCTGTTAC contains these protein-coding regions:
- a CDS encoding TlyA family rRNA (cytidine-2'-O)-methyltransferase gives rise to the protein MKERLDKLLVDKGLVSSRERARALILAGSVLVNDLVIDKAGTKVSAEAAVRLRGEDIPYVSRGGLKLAKALEVFPVNIENRTAIDVGASTGGFTDCLLQNKVARVFAVDVGYGQLAWSLRSDPRVVNLERTNIRKLKPCDLDELPDLAVIDASFISLEKVLPPTLDLLRRPAEIIALIKPQFEVGRGEVGKGGVVRNREQHEQVKQRIREFSCAIGCQVVDLVESPVTGPKGNVEFLIFLRCE
- a CDS encoding chloride channel protein; translated protein: MNARKYIPKFLIDLANHAKGRYLVLSSVVGLLGGLGAVAFYFAANSVDALLLGGLAGYNPPSAHGPVAVGDISYIDTLAMHHRWVLFLLPALGGLVSGYLVYKFAPEAEGHGTDAAIDSFHRKGGHIRARVPWIKALASVATIGTGGSAGREGPIAQIGAGIGSWIGAKLGLSAADRRILLLAGIAAGVGATFRAPLAGALFAVEVLYRETDFEHEALIPSIIASIVAYSMFGAVTGWEPLLDTPLFAFEQPRELILYLALGIFCALLGVFYVRFFYKMRDLFALLPVSPMFRPAIGGLALGVLAFFVPQVLGSGYGWVQAALYGKIALWVMLTIAIAKIVATSLTIPSGGSGGVFAPSLVIGALLGGTFGATAEMFFPAMVADPRSYVLVGMAGFFAGVSNTPIATLIMVSELTGNYGLLAPLMLVCVISMIIHHRNTIYENQVLSRSESPAHKGDFVVDVLEGIKVSDLAEQGHQPLVIEEYLTLSDILNRIAVAEGAYYPVVDTDENLTGIFSVNDIRRILDEEIPPGLVCAKDIATPKVITVFPDDPMNTTLQLMSSRGLEEIPVVDRNDPSKILFMLTRRALLARYARELESKKGFYQES
- a CDS encoding aminoacyl-tRNA deacylase, encoding MADFIEIKDFLSAQGLTLLEFDAPIPSAETAAAAVDCTIAEIAKSILLLVGDAPVLVVTSGDMKVNSSLLKKATGLSGKVRLPAADEVKRHTGFTPGGVSPFLLPSGLPVLLDYSLGRFYQVYPACGNSHSAVAITFAQLKSLTGGVEVRVSLPLA
- the pgsA gene encoding CDP-diacylglycerol--glycerol-3-phosphate 3-phosphatidyltransferase, coding for MNLREGTWNLPNLLTVGRIAAVPVFVGLLFFDSKPACMWAAAIFGVAAVTDAVDGWLARKWDVVSVLGKFLDPLADKLIVMAALIMLIPDGRVPAWMVFLILAREMVITGLRSIASSEGIVIDASDLGKYKTIFQMVAIPGLLLHYEYYWFFGIEWEIFHVNMHNMGIFYFYIAFALTLWSGGEYLVKFAKVFTGKKSG
- a CDS encoding lytic transglycosylase; protein product: MAGFKQIIILALFLLLLPSAGFADIYKYVDNNGVIHFTNTPTRNHYKLYQKENGRKLSVQDVIQRYADFYRLDKALVNAVIKVESDFNPNAVSRKGALGMMQLIPTTAQMLKVKDPLDPEDNIRGGSRYLRMMLDQFKGNLDLALAAYNAGPTAVRNYGGIPPYTETIRYVDKVKHYLDVYRQNRGAVL
- a CDS encoding L-aspartate oxidase; translation: MKRTSDFLVIGSGIAGLSYALKVAEHGTVSIVTKRNISETATNLAQGGIAAVIAKDDSFDSHIEDTMKAGAWLSDQDIVRMVVESGPQAIDNLIQWGVKFSRNDNEEYDLTREGGHSQRRILHAKDMTGQEIERALIAAAEAHSNISFYENHIGIDLITEAKNKNRQVVPDRSLGAYVLDISSGEVITFGARFTVLATGGAGKVYLYTGNPDVATGDGVAMAYRAGATVANMEFMQFHPTTLYHPLAKSFLISEAVRGEGAILKRSDGTAFMDQYHELKDLAPRDIVARAIDNEMKIHGDDCVFLDMTHKEPEFIRDRFPNIYETCLGYGIDITSEPIPVVPAAHYLCGGVVVDSWGETDIKNLFAIGEVSCTGLHGANRLASNSLLEGVVYGDRAAQRSRELMAVEQHPFPPIKPWDTGSATDSDEEVVVAHNWDEIRRCMWNYVGIVRSNKRLVRALRRIQMIQEEIADYYWDFIITSDLIELRNIATVAEMIIRCALERKESRGLHYTIDYPDTDDVNWKKNTIVSKKF
- a CDS encoding chorismate mutase, with protein sequence MDISDFRNEIDRLDRELLRIFNERAALALKIGEIKKTLDLPVYDPTREKRIFAEMTRDNPGPLADDAIVRLFERVIDESRSLERIRTKGK